From Longimicrobiaceae bacterium:
ACGACACGCGGATCTGGGCGACGCTCCCGACGCTGGAGCTGCTGACCGGCGCGGGGGCGCGGGTGGTGATCCTGGCGCACTTCGGTAGGCCGAAGGGGAAGCGCGTCCCCGAGATGTCGCTGCGCCCGGCGGCGCAGCGGCTCGCGGCGCTGATGCCGGACCGCAAGGTGGACTTCGTCGGCGACACCGTGGGGGAGCAGGCGGAGCAGGCCACGCGCGACATGGGCGACGGTGACGTGCTGGTGCTGGAGAACACGCGCTACCTCCCCGGCGAGGAGAAGAACGACCCGGAGCTGGCCCGGCAGATGGCGGCGCTGGGCGACCTGTACGTCAACGACGCCTTCGGGGCGGCGCACCGGGCGCACGCCTCCACCGCGGGCGTTGCGGAGGTCATGCGCGAGGACGGGCGGGCGGCGGCGGCGGGGCTGCTGATGGAGAGGGAGCTGGAGTACCTGGGGCGCGTCGTGGAGGAGCCCGGACGGCCCTTCGTCGCCATCATCGGCGGGGCGAAGATCTCCGGGAAGATCGACGTGATCCAGAACCTCCTCCCGAAGGTGGACCGGCTGCTGATCGGTGGTGCGATGGCGAACACCTTCTTCCGGGCGATGGGGCTGGAGACCGGCACCTCGCTGGTGGAGGAGGACCGGGTGGAGATGGCCGCCGACCTGCTCCGCACCTCCGGCGACAAGCTGGTGCTCCCCGTGGACTGCGTCGTGGCGGCGAAGATGGACGCGGGGGCGGAGACCACCGCCGTCGAGCGCGCGGAGGTCCCGCGGGACCGCATGGTGCTGGACCTGGGGCCGAGGACGGTGGACGCCTACCGCGAGGTGATCGCCGGGGCGGAGACGGTGCTCTGGAACGGGCCCATGGGCGTGTTCGAGGTGCCGGAGTTCGCGAAGGGGACCGAGGGCGTCGCGCGCGCGGTGGCCGGGGCGACGGACCGCGGCGCCACCACGGTGGTGGGCGGCGGGGACTCGGCGGCGGCCGTGGCGGACCTGGGGCTG
This genomic window contains:
- a CDS encoding phosphoglycerate kinase, with product MNKLTLRDLGERELKGKRVLLRVDYNVPLDERREITDDTRIWATLPTLELLTGAGARVVILAHFGRPKGKRVPEMSLRPAAQRLAALMPDRKVDFVGDTVGEQAEQATRDMGDGDVLVLENTRYLPGEEKNDPELARQMAALGDLYVNDAFGAAHRAHASTAGVAEVMREDGRAAAAGLLMERELEYLGRVVEEPGRPFVAIIGGAKISGKIDVIQNLLPKVDRLLIGGAMANTFFRAMGLETGTSLVEEDRVEMAADLLRTSGDKLVLPVDCVVAAKMDAGAETTAVERAEVPRDRMVLDLGPRTVDAYREVIAGAETVLWNGPMGVFEVPEFAKGTEGVARAVAGATDRGATTVVGGGDSAAAVADLGLAERISHVSTGGGASLEFLEGKTLPGVAALSDREGA